In one Polynucleobacter sp. JS-JIR-5-A7 genomic region, the following are encoded:
- a CDS encoding ABC transporter substrate-binding protein, which produces MKQKVTNQTRRKMLIGGAAAASTPLWLNVANAQAETIKIGFPTPLTGPFSAEAQDQVKAAELAIKEFNDAGGFNGRKAELLVRDDKLNPGEAATRTLELIEKDKVNYVVGSLSAATQLSINAVCKERKVLFNSISQSDAINEVKDWSVYTFHEALNPTMTAGAVARYSIPRFGKKIVFLTADYAYGHEMVRAFERAGKEMGATTLADIRHPLGASDYSAFLPRIKALNPDILVLCNFGRDLVNAAKQCTDFGLKSSMKIVTPVLLYTSRLAGGPEAFEGIIGGTSYYWGLEDRIPTAKTFNDAFRKMYNGSVPSDYGALGYAGVKSVLASVKIAKSTDTMKVVSAMENLKYDWYKGPEYYRKCDHQAVQTVIIVESKSKNMKDKYDVFNILTIEPTTEKNMRSCAELGHKA; this is translated from the coding sequence ATGAAACAAAAAGTAACGAATCAAACTAGAAGAAAGATGTTGATTGGCGGCGCTGCTGCTGCAAGCACCCCACTTTGGCTCAACGTTGCCAATGCCCAAGCCGAAACTATCAAGATTGGTTTTCCAACTCCATTGACTGGGCCATTCTCTGCTGAAGCGCAAGACCAAGTCAAAGCTGCTGAACTGGCTATTAAAGAATTCAATGATGCTGGTGGATTTAATGGTCGTAAAGCAGAACTTCTAGTACGCGACGACAAACTTAATCCTGGTGAAGCCGCTACTCGTACACTCGAATTGATTGAAAAAGATAAAGTGAATTACGTGGTTGGCTCTCTTTCTGCCGCTACCCAACTCTCCATCAATGCCGTATGTAAAGAGCGCAAAGTTCTCTTTAACTCCATCAGCCAATCTGATGCGATTAACGAAGTAAAAGATTGGAGTGTCTATACATTCCATGAAGCTTTGAACCCAACCATGACAGCGGGTGCAGTAGCGCGCTACTCCATTCCCCGTTTCGGCAAGAAGATTGTGTTCCTCACTGCTGACTATGCGTACGGACATGAGATGGTGCGTGCGTTTGAGCGCGCTGGTAAGGAAATGGGTGCCACTACCTTGGCTGATATTCGTCATCCATTGGGTGCATCGGATTACTCAGCATTCTTACCACGCATTAAAGCCTTGAACCCTGATATTTTGGTGCTCTGTAACTTCGGACGGGATTTGGTAAATGCTGCCAAACAATGTACTGACTTTGGTCTGAAATCGAGTATGAAGATCGTGACACCAGTCTTGTTGTACACCTCACGTTTAGCAGGTGGTCCAGAGGCGTTTGAAGGCATCATCGGTGGCACCTCTTACTACTGGGGTCTAGAAGATCGTATTCCAACAGCCAAAACATTTAACGATGCTTTCCGCAAGATGTATAACGGCTCTGTTCCATCCGATTACGGTGCATTAGGTTACGCTGGCGTGAAGAGCGTATTGGCATCGGTCAAGATTGCTAAGTCCACCGACACTATGAAAGTAGTGAGTGCGATGGAGAACCTCAAGTACGACTGGTACAAAGGTCCTGAGTACTATCGCAAGTGCGATCACCAAGCAGTTCAAACCGTCATCATCGTAGAGTCTAAATCTAAGAATATGAAAGACAAATATGATGTCTTCAATATTTTGACAATTGAGCCTACTACTGAGAAGAACATGCGCTCCTGCGCAGAGTTAGGTCACAAAGCCTAA